Proteins co-encoded in one Sphingomonas carotinifaciens genomic window:
- a CDS encoding outer membrane protein, translating into MMKLTGFLGAATALVIAAPAMAQDADRGFNGIYVGAAGGYDVQPNDVGSGVLFDRNLDGQYGDVVRTGSGANAFSPGFCNGQARNQLSPAAGGSCANDKDDWAYYGRIGADAQRGRIVVGIVGEFGTTNITDGVSAFSSTPASYVFNRGIDWEAGIRGRVGFTPNDTTLFYGAFGPGYARIDRAFGSTNTTNTFTGSGKRNQFGIQGGGGIEQRIGEHLSIGLEYVYHQYQDNDYVVRATGAAGTTFTNAANGGSTSGTDFIRTDDKFRWHSMRATVGFRF; encoded by the coding sequence ATGATGAAACTGACGGGTTTTCTTGGCGCCGCGACGGCGCTCGTGATCGCCGCGCCGGCGATGGCGCAGGATGCGGACCGGGGGTTCAACGGCATCTATGTCGGCGCCGCCGGTGGCTATGACGTGCAGCCGAACGATGTCGGCTCCGGCGTGTTGTTCGACCGGAACCTGGACGGGCAATATGGCGACGTGGTCCGCACCGGATCGGGCGCCAATGCCTTCTCGCCGGGCTTCTGCAATGGCCAGGCGCGCAACCAGCTCAGCCCGGCCGCGGGCGGCAGCTGCGCCAACGACAAGGACGACTGGGCCTATTACGGGCGGATCGGTGCCGATGCGCAGCGCGGGCGCATCGTGGTCGGCATCGTCGGCGAGTTCGGCACGACCAACATCACCGACGGCGTCTCGGCCTTTTCCAGCACCCCGGCGAGCTATGTGTTCAACCGCGGCATCGACTGGGAGGCCGGCATCCGCGGGCGCGTCGGCTTCACGCCCAACGACACCACGCTGTTCTATGGCGCCTTCGGCCCCGGCTACGCCCGGATCGACCGCGCCTTCGGATCGACCAACACGACCAACACCTTTACCGGCAGCGGCAAGCGCAATCAGTTCGGCATCCAGGGTGGCGGCGGCATCGAGCAGCGGATCGGCGAGCACCTGTCGATCGGGCTTGAATATGTCTATCACCAGTATCAGGACAACGATTATGTCGTCCGCGCGACCGGCGCGGCCGGGACGACGTTCACCAATGCGGCCAATGGCGGGAGCACGTCGGGAACCGACTTCATCCGCACCGACGACAAGTTCCGGTGGCACTCGATGCGGGCCACGGTGGGCTTCCGCTTCTGA
- a CDS encoding carbohydrate ABC transporter permease, whose amino-acid sequence MRPRMLRGLVANALVAVLAALTLLPLGWMVTVSFMPRGEASRSPPPFWPSRWSWENYHELLVRRLIDGAWFDYRVLPALWNSLAIAALATLLALLLTVPAGYAFAKLRFAGRARLLRLLVISLIVPGQVAMLPLFLILKEVGLVNSYAGVILPSLAGVFAILFVRQAALGIPDEMIDAARLDGASEARIFASIVLPLLSPIVVTLAMFLFLASWNDFLWPLIVLSDQHKYTLPVAIAAIGREHAAEGELMMAAAVVTTLPVLAIFLALQRHYMTGLLGGSVKG is encoded by the coding sequence ATGCGCCCCCGGATGCTGCGCGGCCTCGTCGCCAATGCGCTGGTCGCGGTGCTGGCCGCGCTCACCCTGCTCCCGCTCGGCTGGATGGTCACCGTGTCCTTCATGCCGCGTGGGGAGGCGAGCCGGTCGCCCCCGCCCTTCTGGCCCAGCCGCTGGTCGTGGGAGAATTATCACGAGCTGCTCGTCCGCCGGCTGATCGACGGCGCCTGGTTCGACTACCGGGTGCTGCCGGCCTTGTGGAACAGTCTGGCCATCGCCGCGCTCGCCACGCTGCTGGCGCTGCTGCTGACCGTGCCGGCGGGCTATGCCTTTGCGAAGTTGCGCTTTGCCGGTCGCGCCCGGTTGCTCCGCCTGCTGGTGATCAGCCTGATCGTGCCGGGGCAGGTGGCGATGTTGCCGCTGTTCCTGATCCTGAAGGAGGTCGGGCTGGTCAACAGCTATGCCGGGGTGATCCTGCCCAGCCTCGCCGGCGTCTTCGCCATCCTGTTCGTCCGGCAGGCAGCGCTCGGCATTCCCGACGAGATGATCGACGCCGCGCGGCTGGACGGCGCGAGCGAGGCGCGCATCTTCGCCTCGATCGTACTGCCGCTCCTGTCGCCGATCGTGGTCACGCTGGCGATGTTCCTGTTCCTGGCAAGCTGGAACGACTTCCTATGGCCGCTGATCGTCCTGTCGGACCAGCATAAATATACGCTGCCCGTCGCGATTGCCGCGATCGGGCGCGAACATGCCGCAGAGGGGGAGCTGATGATGGCCGCTGCGGTGGTGACGACGCTGCCCGTGCTGGCAATCTTCCTGGCGCTGCAACGCCACTACATGACCGGGCTGCTCGGCGGCAGCGTGAAGGGATAG
- a CDS encoding carbohydrate ABC transporter permease: MTRQSRTAWAFVAPVLAIILLVLVVPTALALALSVTDYSVYALADWANLRFIGWGNFSTLLSTPLFWRALGNTALFAAIGVPMAIGTSLLAALLLNDATVRWKPLWRVALFAPYVTSVVATATVWQFLLNTRFGLLNRGLALIGIAPVDWLGNPSLSIPAILLFVTWKIFGYNMIVFTAALSAVPHELMEAARLDGASRWARFRHVTLPAIGPTLLLAAVMSVAGFLQLFAEPYVMTQGGPSQSTVTVLYFMFDEGFKWWNLGQASAVALILFVLILALTAVQARIGRRYEWL; encoded by the coding sequence ATGACGCGCCAGTCGCGCACCGCCTGGGCGTTCGTCGCGCCGGTGCTGGCGATCATCCTGCTGGTACTGGTGGTGCCGACCGCGCTCGCCCTGGCGCTCAGCGTCACCGACTACAGCGTCTATGCGCTTGCCGATTGGGCCAATCTGCGGTTCATCGGATGGGGCAACTTCTCGACGCTTCTGTCCACGCCGCTTTTCTGGCGCGCGCTGGGCAATACCGCGCTGTTCGCCGCGATCGGCGTGCCGATGGCGATCGGCACCTCGCTGCTTGCCGCGCTGCTGCTGAACGATGCCACGGTGCGGTGGAAGCCGTTGTGGCGCGTCGCACTGTTCGCCCCCTATGTGACCAGCGTGGTCGCGACCGCCACGGTGTGGCAGTTCCTGCTGAACACCCGCTTCGGCCTGCTCAACCGGGGTCTTGCCCTGATCGGGATCGCGCCGGTCGACTGGCTGGGGAACCCAAGCCTGTCGATCCCGGCGATCCTGTTGTTCGTGACGTGGAAGATCTTCGGCTACAACATGATCGTGTTCACCGCCGCCTTGTCCGCGGTGCCCCACGAACTGATGGAGGCGGCACGCCTCGACGGCGCCTCCCGCTGGGCGCGTTTCCGCCACGTCACGCTGCCCGCGATCGGCCCGACGCTGCTGCTCGCCGCGGTGATGAGCGTGGCGGGGTTCCTGCAACTTTTCGCCGAACCCTATGTGATGACGCAAGGCGGGCCATCGCAAAGCACGGTCACGGTACTCTACTTCATGTTCGACGAAGGCTTCAAATGGTGGAATCTGGGGCAGGCAAGCGCGGTGGCGCTGATCCTGTTCGTGCTGATACTGGCCCTCACCGCGGTGCAGGCGCGCATCGGCCGGCGCTACGAGTGGCTGTGA
- a CDS encoding extracellular solute-binding protein translates to MGNPFIVHPAGQAAGITRRTMLAGATALAACAPGRDPRALRFWAMSYEGDYAPHLMPAFTRATGIPVEVQSLPWTAAHEKLLTAQAGMAMPDVLMLPAGWVGEFAMVGALAAVRDPALLAGVFPSTRAAGRYRGDDYAVPWSVAPQAQFFARDLLAGAGYAAPPPDWAGWRAMGMALKRRRPDEWVFLMPLNWWDALFTFAGQTGARALRDHDTRGDFAAPAFVEALSFYKSLYDDRLAPTMLSTELQDPFAAFAQGRFAVYPRSPAMLLDLRRRRSEMAEDRWGVARMPGPHGAGAASGISASLAVSAQTTRAADAWALVRHMTGIPAELEFQRLIGSLPARMAAWAAPQMQAPVLAPFRDQMQHPAPAPDIVEWERIRIEVQLVAERLIRGQLTMSEATATMNARADAILAKRRQLVAAGRIA, encoded by the coding sequence ATGGGTAACCCCTTCATCGTGCACCCGGCCGGGCAGGCCGCGGGCATCACCCGGCGCACGATGCTCGCCGGTGCCACCGCGCTGGCCGCCTGCGCGCCCGGTCGGGACCCGCGGGCGCTGCGCTTCTGGGCGATGAGCTATGAGGGCGATTATGCACCGCACCTGATGCCCGCCTTCACCCGCGCGACCGGCATCCCCGTAGAGGTGCAGTCGCTGCCCTGGACCGCCGCGCACGAAAAGCTGCTCACCGCGCAGGCGGGCATGGCGATGCCCGACGTGCTGATGCTGCCCGCCGGCTGGGTGGGTGAGTTCGCGATGGTCGGCGCGCTTGCGGCCGTGCGGGATCCGGCGCTGTTGGCCGGCGTCTTCCCCTCGACGCGCGCGGCGGGTCGCTACCGGGGGGATGACTATGCGGTGCCATGGTCGGTCGCGCCGCAAGCGCAATTCTTTGCCCGCGATCTGCTGGCGGGTGCGGGCTATGCCGCGCCGCCGCCCGACTGGGCGGGATGGCGCGCGATGGGAATGGCGCTGAAACGGCGCCGGCCGGACGAGTGGGTGTTCCTGATGCCGCTCAACTGGTGGGACGCGCTGTTCACCTTTGCCGGGCAGACCGGTGCCAGGGCCTTGCGCGACCATGACACCCGCGGCGATTTCGCCGCACCCGCGTTCGTCGAGGCCTTGTCCTTCTACAAATCGCTGTACGACGACCGGCTGGCCCCCACCATGCTTTCCACCGAGTTGCAGGACCCCTTTGCCGCGTTCGCGCAAGGGCGCTTCGCCGTTTATCCGCGCTCGCCCGCGATGCTGCTCGACCTGCGGCGTCGGCGCAGCGAAATGGCGGAGGATCGCTGGGGCGTCGCGCGCATGCCCGGCCCCCACGGGGCGGGTGCGGCGAGCGGGATCAGCGCCAGCCTGGCGGTCTCCGCCCAGACGACACGCGCGGCCGATGCCTGGGCACTGGTCCGTCACATGACCGGCATTCCCGCCGAGCTGGAGTTCCAGCGCCTGATCGGCAGCCTGCCCGCGCGGATGGCGGCCTGGGCCGCGCCGCAGATGCAGGCGCCGGTCCTCGCCCCCTTTCGCGACCAGATGCAGCATCCCGCCCCTGCCCCCGACATCGTCGAATGGGAACGTATCCGCATCGAGGTGCAACTGGTCGCCGAGCGACTGATACGCGGCCAGCTGACCATGAGCGAGGCGACCGCGACGATGAACGCGCGCGCCGACGCGATCCTTGCCAAGCGCCGGCAACTGGTCGCGGCGGGGCGGATCGCATGA
- a CDS encoding TonB-dependent receptor plug domain-containing protein, whose amino-acid sequence MPMPTFSRHALLAGVAVFVAVPAAAQQQADPATPDSAAEAPAADIVVTGSRIQRPDYEAPNPIVSFDAARIQQSGNTNVTSFLQRVPALTNSLDSTRTAGNAQADGALGQVGLNLLDLRGLGPERTLVLVNGRRHVAGQPDTAAVDINAIPTDLIERVDVLTGAASAIYGADGVSGVVNFILRRDFDGVAARGQVGISERGDAGNRFASVIVGRNFADNRANLTAAYEYYGEDPLANDDRDFLRGANRANFVNLNGYDPARPGSYQSGPVRDLRYPDSSTYGIVDIGGVRYRGDGAIYTPGVRLDNDGYSTGGDDTPVAGYIGDIFPRTERHAFNLLGRFDASDAFKLSVEGKFVQTEVTTFAGYGGNYPATIALDNPFVPATILAAANAAGLGSIDISRNNFDIPRRGERDRRRTWRGVVDAAGAISEHAAYDISYTYGRTDLRATKLNDRLATQFTQALDAVRDPATGAIVCRSAAARAAGCVPVNTFGANTVNPASFDYYLFDPVSDARIEQHVVNAALTGDFGQFFTLPGGPVQFAVGGEYRRESSRFRPAQELVDNIFYQYDEYVIPTPSSGRFDVWEAFGELNVPLLKDMPFAHLLSVGAAGRYSDYSTVGSTRAYQFNGIWAPVEDISIRGSYGRSVRAPNIAEIFRPRTGASDFVSDPCYLGNRDQGTQFRDANCRALVAAAGGDPATFIAANNPNANVNIPGVRQGNADLRAEVARTWTAGVVLRPRFVPRLQVGLDWYDIRLRDAINTASATTVAQLCVDQPTTDNPFCETISRASGSGYIDGYVVQPENVAAFRTAGLELNVAYQVPAGRYGAFDLRLVGGYLHRLEQIATPGAAIENNRDRPFRPKYNLTFSPTWTIDALTLSYNLRWQNGVRRFARVVTDDNPSFVDPRYFRFRELWQHDVQVQVRANEGLAFYAGINNLADQKPDIGFETNVPISPVGRFLYAGARVNFGR is encoded by the coding sequence ATGCCGATGCCGACATTCTCGCGCCACGCCCTTCTTGCGGGTGTGGCTGTTTTCGTGGCGGTGCCCGCCGCCGCGCAGCAGCAGGCCGATCCGGCTACGCCGGACAGCGCGGCCGAGGCGCCTGCCGCCGATATCGTCGTCACCGGATCGCGCATCCAGCGACCCGATTACGAGGCGCCCAACCCGATCGTGTCGTTCGATGCCGCGCGTATCCAACAATCGGGCAACACCAACGTCACCAGCTTCCTGCAACGCGTGCCCGCGCTCACCAATTCGCTGGACAGCACGCGCACCGCGGGCAACGCGCAGGCGGACGGCGCGCTGGGTCAGGTCGGGCTCAACCTGCTCGACCTGCGCGGGCTGGGGCCGGAGCGGACGCTGGTGCTGGTCAACGGCCGCCGCCATGTCGCGGGCCAGCCCGACACCGCCGCGGTGGACATCAACGCGATCCCGACCGACCTGATCGAGCGGGTCGACGTGCTGACCGGTGCGGCCTCGGCCATCTACGGCGCGGACGGGGTGTCGGGGGTGGTCAACTTCATCCTGCGCCGCGATTTCGACGGGGTCGCCGCGCGCGGGCAGGTGGGGATTTCGGAACGCGGCGACGCGGGCAACCGGTTTGCGTCGGTGATCGTTGGGCGCAACTTCGCAGACAATCGGGCGAACCTGACCGCGGCCTATGAATATTATGGCGAGGACCCGCTCGCCAATGACGATCGCGATTTCCTGAGGGGGGCGAACCGCGCGAACTTCGTCAACCTGAACGGCTATGATCCGGCCCGGCCGGGCAGCTACCAGTCGGGGCCGGTGCGCGACCTGCGCTACCCGGACAGTTCCACCTATGGCATCGTCGATATCGGCGGCGTCCGCTACCGCGGCGACGGCGCGATCTATACGCCGGGCGTGCGGCTGGACAATGACGGCTATTCGACGGGTGGGGACGACACGCCGGTCGCGGGCTATATCGGCGACATCTTTCCCCGGACGGAGCGCCACGCCTTCAACCTGCTCGGCCGGTTCGATGCGTCGGACGCGTTCAAGCTGAGCGTGGAGGGCAAGTTCGTCCAGACCGAGGTGACGACCTTTGCCGGCTATGGCGGCAACTATCCCGCCACCATCGCGCTCGACAACCCGTTCGTTCCGGCCACGATCCTCGCGGCCGCCAATGCCGCCGGGCTGGGCTCGATCGACATCAGCCGCAACAATTTCGACATTCCCCGCCGCGGCGAGCGGGACCGGCGCCGCACCTGGCGCGGGGTGGTGGATGCGGCCGGCGCGATCAGCGAGCATGCCGCCTACGACATATCCTATACCTATGGCCGCACCGACCTGCGCGCGACGAAGCTGAACGACCGGCTGGCAACGCAGTTCACCCAGGCGCTGGACGCCGTTCGCGATCCCGCCACAGGGGCGATCGTCTGCCGCTCCGCCGCGGCGCGAGCAGCCGGCTGCGTGCCCGTCAACACCTTTGGCGCGAACACGGTGAACCCGGCGTCGTTCGATTACTACCTGTTCGATCCCGTCAGCGATGCGCGGATCGAACAGCATGTGGTGAACGCGGCCCTAACCGGTGATTTCGGGCAGTTCTTCACCTTGCCCGGCGGGCCGGTGCAGTTTGCGGTGGGCGGCGAATACCGCCGTGAATCCAGCCGCTTCCGCCCTGCGCAGGAACTGGTCGACAACATCTTCTACCAATATGACGAATATGTCATCCCGACGCCGTCCAGCGGCCGGTTCGACGTGTGGGAGGCGTTTGGCGAGCTGAACGTGCCGCTGTTGAAGGACATGCCCTTTGCCCATCTGTTGTCGGTGGGTGCGGCCGGGCGTTATTCGGACTATTCGACGGTGGGCAGCACGCGCGCCTATCAATTCAACGGCATCTGGGCACCGGTCGAGGATATCAGCATCCGCGGATCCTATGGCCGGTCGGTACGCGCCCCCAACATCGCCGAGATCTTCCGCCCGCGCACCGGCGCCAGCGATTTCGTCAGCGATCCCTGTTATCTCGGTAATCGCGACCAGGGTACGCAGTTCCGCGATGCGAATTGCCGCGCGCTGGTCGCCGCGGCGGGAGGCGACCCGGCGACCTTCATCGCCGCCAACAATCCCAATGCCAACGTCAACATTCCGGGCGTCCGGCAGGGCAATGCGGACCTGCGCGCGGAGGTGGCCCGCACCTGGACGGCGGGCGTGGTGCTCCGCCCGCGCTTCGTGCCGCGCCTGCAGGTCGGGCTGGACTGGTACGATATCCGCCTGCGCGACGCGATCAACACGGCCAGCGCGACCACCGTCGCACAACTTTGCGTCGACCAGCCGACGACCGACAACCCGTTCTGCGAAACGATCAGCCGGGCGAGCGGCAGCGGCTATATCGACGGCTATGTCGTGCAGCCCGAGAATGTCGCCGCCTTCCGCACCGCCGGGCTGGAGCTGAACGTCGCCTATCAGGTGCCGGCCGGTCGCTATGGTGCGTTCGACCTGCGGCTGGTCGGGGGCTATCTCCACCGGCTGGAACAGATCGCGACGCCGGGTGCGGCGATCGAGAACAATCGCGACCGGCCGTTCCGTCCGAAATACAACCTCACCTTCTCGCCCACCTGGACAATCGACGCGCTGACGCTCAGCTATAATCTGCGCTGGCAGAACGGGGTGCGCCGCTTCGCGCGGGTCGTCACCGACGATAATCCCTCCTTCGTCGATCCGCGCTATTTCCGCTTCAGGGAATTGTGGCAGCATGACGTGCAGGTGCAGGTCCGGGCCAATGAGGGACTGGCCTTTTATGCGGGGATCAACAACCTCGCCGACCAAAAGCCGGATATCGGGTTCGAGACCAATGTGCCGATCTCGCCCGTCGGGCGGTTCCTGTATGCGGGCGCGCGGGTGAATTTCGGGCGCTGA
- a CDS encoding glycosyltransferase family 2 protein: MHSIADLFAVDLPLPAYDVVIPCFNRAHVVADAVASVLAQDHAPARVIVVDDGSSDTSAAVIRALEVAHGPRVVAAILPRNGGASNARNVGAAVCRSPWIAFLDSDDVWLPGAAEALIAGGAEADVVCGHFSRVEEDGEPGPAECGWWGDDIRVALRHGGVIGPSWAIVRRATVEAVGGFDPSFHNCNDWDFYTRAAAAGARFARIDAVVARYRTVAGSRLVNDTAIAAANARRVLAHPYLSTLEDA, translated from the coding sequence ATGCACAGCATCGCCGACCTGTTCGCAGTGGATCTGCCACTGCCCGCCTATGACGTCGTCATTCCCTGTTTCAACCGCGCCCATGTCGTCGCCGATGCGGTCGCCAGCGTATTGGCGCAGGATCATGCCCCGGCGCGCGTGATCGTGGTCGATGACGGATCGAGCGACACCAGCGCGGCGGTGATCCGGGCGCTGGAGGTGGCGCACGGGCCGCGCGTCGTCGCCGCCATCCTGCCGCGCAACGGGGGCGCCTCCAACGCCCGCAACGTCGGCGCCGCGGTGTGCCGGTCGCCCTGGATCGCCTTTCTCGACAGCGACGATGTGTGGCTGCCCGGTGCGGCCGAGGCGCTGATCGCCGGGGGTGCGGAGGCCGACGTGGTGTGCGGACATTTCTCGCGGGTCGAAGAGGACGGCGAACCCGGTCCCGCCGAATGCGGCTGGTGGGGCGACGACATCCGGGTGGCGCTGCGCCATGGCGGGGTGATCGGGCCGTCCTGGGCGATCGTGCGCCGGGCGACGGTGGAAGCGGTGGGCGGCTTCGATCCGTCCTTCCACAATTGCAACGACTGGGATTTCTATACCCGTGCCGCGGCCGCGGGGGCCCGCTTCGCCCGGATCGATGCGGTGGTGGCCCGGTATCGCACCGTCGCGGGCAGCCGTCTGGTCAACGACACCGCGATCGCCGCCGCCAATGCCCGCCGCGTCCTGGCCCACCCCTATCTCTCGACGCTGGAAGACGCCTGA